The genomic window ACAAAAGGACGACCAGCGCAATGGTTCCACCCCACCACACCACCGGATTGCCGACGGGCAGGATGGCCGAGGAACAGGTTTCCACCACGCAGCCAGGGGTGCCCTGTTTGGGGGTCTGGTAGTAGAAGGACGTAGGCCTGCCCATGACGAGCCAGGTCCAGGGGCTGGACTCGTACGGATGGTCCGAGCTGAGTCCCTGATGGAACTTGTACGCCTCCAAATGGTAATGGGCCAGGGACCGCACGGAATTGGGCAGCCAATCCCATCCCGGTGCAGGGTTGGTGGCCGCCCACTGCCGGTAGTAGGCATCCTTGGACAGGAACCAGCCCGTCCATGTAACTGCATAGGTGACCGCTGCTGCCGGAATAATGGTGACGAAGGCCAGGAGGCCGTCCTTGAGGATGCCGGCGCTGAACCAGCTGCGGATACCCGCGATACGCCGGGCGTTCAGGTCCCAGAGGACCGTCATCACGCCGAAGGCGGCTACGAAGAACAAAGCCGACCATTTGGTTCCCACGGCCAAACCGAGGCAGATCCCCGCAACCAGCCGCCACCAGCGCATTCCGAGCCATGGGCCGGCCACCAACTGCGTAGGGGAGGGGCGGCCCCGCGGGGAAGCAGCCGCCTGCGCGGCGAGCCGTGAAGCCAGACGACGGCGGCCGTCGTCGCGGTCCAACAGCAGGGCACCGAAGGCGGCAAGGATCCACAACGCAAGGAAAACGTCCAGCAAAGCAGTTCTGGAGAGCACCAAGTGATGGCCATCAATGGCCAGCAGGAGCCCGGCAACGGCGCCGAGCGTGTGGGAGCGGAACAACTTCAGGGCGATAAGCGAGACGAGGAATACGGTCACTGTTCCCGCCAGCGCTGCGGAGAAACGCCAGCCGAACGGGTTGTCGCCACCGAACAGCCACATTCCAAAGGTGATCATCCACTTGCCTACCGGCGGGTGGACAACATACTCCGGGGTGTTGAGGAGGACGTTGGGGTTGCCGGCATTGAAGGAGTCGTTGGCGTTGGCCGGCCAGCTGCGCTCGTAGCCGCTCACCAGATAGGAGTACGCGTCCTTGACGTAGTACGTCTCGTCGAACACCAGGCTGTGCGGAGCATCCAGCCGGAAGAAGCGGAGGATGCCGCCCAGCACGGCAGTGATGGTGGGGATCAGCCAGAACCACAGGCGCAGCGACGGCGGGTAGTCCCGCCAGCTCTGGATCCCGCCGATGAGGCGCTCCTTGAGGGCCTGGACGGTGTAAGCCTCTGCTGGCCGGGCTATCCACCGGTGGCCTTCCAGCCCGCGGCCGGGCAGCGTCGTGGCCTGCGTGTGATTGGCAGGCAGGGTCCGCCGTTGCCGCGTTAAGTCCCCGGGAACCGGGGCGGACGGTTGCTCCATGGTGTCCGCTGCAGCCGCGTCACCGGCTCCGGTGGTTGCTGGGGACGCCACAGGAGTTCCGGAAGTGCTGGCAGGAACGGGCGACTGGTTCACCCGCCCATGCTACCTTTCCATCCTTGCCGCAGCGTTGAGGTGCGGCGCTGGAGGCAGCGCGGCATTAGGCTTGGCAGGTGGACGAACAGCGCAGCACCCCGGACGAGGCACCTTACAGCGACGAACTGGACGAGGCCGTTCCTGCAGCCGGCGCCGGCGCAACTCCTGGCGTAGGCCGGATTGTGTTGGCTGCCACTCCCATCGGAAACGTGGGTGATGCGACCACGAGGCTGGTTGAACTCCTGGGGACCGCAGACATCGTGGCTGCAGAGGACACCAGGCGATTGCACCGGCTGGTGACGGCCCTGGGAGTGGAAGTCTCCGGACGGGTCATCAGCTACCACGAGCACAACGAGGCAGCCAAGACCGGCGAGCTCCTGGACCATGTGCGGGCAGGAAAGACCATCCTGATGGTCAGCGACGCCGGAATGCCCGCCGTATCGGACCCCGGGTTCCGTTTGGTGGAAGGCGCCGTTGCCGCGGGCTTGACCGTCACCGCCGTCCCTGGCCCCTCGGCCGTTCTGACCGCATTGGCACTGTCCGGCCTGCCAACCGACCGCTTCTGCTTTGAGGGGTTCCTGCCGCGTAAAGCGGGGGAGCGGAACTCACGTCTCGCGGACCTCGCGGACGAGCGCCGCACCATGGTCTTCTTCGAGGCCCCGCATCGGCTCGAAGTGATGCTCCGGGCACTCCACGAGCGCTTGGGTGCCGATCGCCGCGTAGCGGTGTGCCGCGAGCTGACCAAGACCTATGAGGAAGTTATTCGCGGAACCCTGCGCGACCTGCTCCAGTGGGCAGAGAACAACGAAGTCCGCGGCGAGATCGCCGTGGTAGTCGGTGGTGCGCCTGAACAGGAGCCCGGCAAACCCGAGGACCACGTCGCAGCCGTTAACGAACTCATCTCCCAGGGCATCCGCCTCAAGGAAGCCGTGGCAGCAGTGGCGGAGGACGCCCGCGTCAGCAAGCGGGAACTGTACTCGGCGGTACTCGCAGCGCGCTGATCGACGCTGTGCAGCTGCACAATTCAGCGCCTGCATGGCAGTGCGTGAAGGCGTAGACACTCCTTCTCACGGGGCAGTACGGTGGCAGTAATTCACGCCACTTCCGGCAACGAACCCCAGTGGTGCAATTCTCCAAAGCACCCAAGACGAAGGAGTCGCCATGACTGTCACGGTTGAACGCGAAAGCGAACTGCTGGCTTCCGTCCCCACCGGCCTGCTGATCAACGGTCAGTGGCGCCCGGCCGGATCCGGAAAGACCTTTGATGTTGAGGACCCGGCTACGGGCAAGGTCCTGCTCAGCATCTCCGACGCCGGTGCTGAAGACGGCGCTGCCGCCCTCGACGCCGCTGCTGCCGCCCAGGCCGATTGGGCCCGCACCGCCCCCCGCGAACGCGGCGAGATCCTGCGCCGCGCCTTTGAACTGGTCACCGAACGCGCCGAGGACTTCGCACTGCTGATGACCTTGGAAATGGGCAAGCCCTTGGCCGAGGCCCGCGGTGAAGTCACCTATGGCGCAGAGTTCCTGCGCTGGTTCTCCGAGGAAGCCGTCCGCGTGTCCGGCCGCTACTCTGCAGCCCCCGATGGCAAGAACCGCCTCCTGGTGCAGAAGAAGCCGGTGGGCCCCTGCCTGCTGATCACCCCGTGGAACTTCCCGCTGGCCATGGCTACCCGCAAGGTTGCCCCGGCCGTCGCCGCCGGTTGCACCATGGTGCTCAAGCCCGCCAACCTGACCCCGCTGACCAGCCTGCTGTTCGCACAGGTCATGCAGGAGGCCGGCCTTCCCGCCGGTGTCCTCAACGTCATCCAGACCTCCACCGCCGGTGCTGTCACCGGCCCGCTGATCAAGGATGACCGTCTCCGCAAGATCTCCTTCACCGGCTCCACCCCGGTGGGCCAGGCACTGATCCGCGAAGCCGCCGACAAGGTCCTGCGCACCTCCATGGAACTTGGCGGCAACGCCCCGTTCGTGGTCTTCGAGGACGCTGACCTGGACAAGGCCGTTGAGGGTGCCATCGCAGCGAAGATGCGCAACATGGGTGAGGCCTGCACCGCTGCGAACCGTTTCATCGTGCACGAGTCCATCGCCGACTCCTTCGCCGAGAAGTTTGCCGCCAAGATCGGCTCGCTCACCACTGCCCGCGGTACCGAGCCCGAGTCCAAGGTTGGCCCGCTGATCGACGGCAAGGCCCGCGACGGCGTTCACGCCCTGGTTTCTGAAGCCGTAGCAGGAGGTGCCACAGCCGTCACCGGTGGTGCCGCCGTCGACGGTCCCGGATACTTCTACCAGCCCACCGTGCTGAAGAACGTCGCGGCCGACGCCCGTATCCTCCAGGAAGAGATCTTCGGGCCGGTAGCGCCGATCATCACCTTCTCCACCGAGGACGACGCCGTTCGCCTGGCCAACAACACCGAGTACGGCCTGGTTGCCTACGTCTTCACCAAGGACCTCAACCGTGGCCTGCGCATCAGTGAGCGGATCGAAACCGGCATGCTCGGCCTGAACGCCGGTGTTATCTCCAACGCGGCGGCACCGTTCGGTGGCGTCAAGCAGTCCGGGCTGGGCCGTGAAGGCGGCTCCGAAGGCATCGAAGAGTACCTGTACACCCAGTACGTAGGTATCGCGGACCCGTACGCCGACTAAGCCTGCTCTTTCCACCAAGGAGCACGCCCGCCGCTCTCGCAACAAGAACGGCCGGTAAACGCAAGGGCCCGGTCCCGGGAACCACAAGTTCCTGGGGCCGGGCCTTTTGCTGTCTGCAGGATCCAGCGCCGCTGTGAGGTCGGTGGCGGTGTGAGGTCGGCGCCGGTGTGGCGTAGCGCAGCTGTGGCGTCAGTGCCGCTGTGGCGTCGGCGCAGCTGTGGCGTCAGCGCCGCTGGGGGAGCGCTCCCCGCAGCGTCCGCCACCACCGGGCAACCCCCCGCCCGGAAGCAGTACCGAGGGAACTTATGGCCCGGAACGGTGCGCCCAGCGCGTGCACCCACCGACGCATCATCGACGGCGGCAGCCAGTCGGCGCGGAAGCGCACCAGCCAGCGGGCATTGGTACGTAAGGATTCACGCACGACGGCGACGCGCGCCGCGGCCGCTGGCGCCGCCGACGGTGCGCTCCAACGGCCATAGCGCTGCCGCTCGAAATCCGAGGTGAGTGAGGCAACCGCGACGTGAGCGGCGTCGTCCATTCCTCCAGCTTCCCCGAGGGCTGTGCTGGAGCGAAGCCTTGCTGAGAAGTGCCTTGGCGTTTCGCTGGGCGTCGACGGCAAACCGTAGTCCGCAGCGAGGTCCTGCAGCTCCGCCCACGCCAGCTCAGGGACGGGATCCTTGAAGCCGGGCTCCAGGGCATCGGCGTCGTCGGCAGGCTTTTGGTTCAAGCGGCGCCGCCGCAGTATGGTCCGGCTCAGCCGCGGTGACCACAGGAACGCGAGCAGCAATACCACGCCTGCAGCCGCCGCGCCGATGACCGGCAGCGGGTTCGCGTTGGTTGTTCCCGCAGCGGGAGTTTCCACGCCCGGCAACGGAACAGGGGCCGGCGTGGCCGGGGCCGGGGTGGTCAGGACTTCTTTTTCGTCCGCATTGGTGCTGAGGTTGCCCGGAACGGAGGTTTCCGTAGCGTACTGGGGGACGACGCCGCGCGAAGGAGTGGGCTCGAACGGAACCCAGCCGAGGCCCTCGAAGTAGAGCTCGGGCCACGCATGGGCATCCCGGGCATCTACCTCGTACTCAGGGAAGGAACCCTGGCCCACCAACGCCACGGACTCGCCTGTCAGCCGGCCGGGTGCGTAACCCACGGCAATGCGGCTGGGAATACCCTCAGCCCGCGCCATGACGGCCATTGCCGAAGAGAAATGGACGCAGTAGCCACTCTTGACGGTAAGGAAGTCGGCCAGGACTGAGAGACCGTTGCCGTCGTAGCCGTTCTGCACCGGAGCCTGCAAAGAGTACGTAAATTCACCGGAGCGCAGGTATTTCTGGATGGCCAGTGCCTTGCCGTAGTTGCTGCTCTGGGAGGCAGTGACGGAATCGGCTGTTTGCCGCACGATGTCGGGAAGGTTGCCCGGAATCCGCAGGAAGTCCTCTGAGATGCCTTGGGGAGCCGCGGTGGCACGGGACAGGGATTCTGCCGTGATTTTCGGGGCGCCGGAAAACACCACATACCGCTGGGCACGGGTGGTGGTCTCGTTACTCATGATGCTCAACGTGGCAGGATCCCAGGTCCAGCGCCCATTAAGGCCGTTGACCGATGCTGGCGCGAAGGGAGCAGGAAGGTAGGGGCTGGTGAACAGGCCGGCATTGACCGACGTGACTGTGTTCACCACTTCGCCTTGGACCGCGTATCCGGTTTCGATCCTGTCGGCACCCGCGCGCCGCTGCGCTGTACGGTCATCCGGGGCCCAGGTTTCGCCGTCGAAGTGGTCAATGGTCACTGACCTCAGGTAAAGAGGGCCGCTGGCACTGGTTGCATAGGTGATGCGGCCCGATCCCGTGGGGCTCCGGAGGCTGTTGCCCAGCGTGATCATGGGGTTGAGTCCGTTGGAGGTGCCCCAGGGACTCAGCCGCGATCCTTGGGGAAAGGTCCCGGTCTCGAACCCCGGAATGGCCAGCGGAACCACCATGGTCAAGGCCAGCGCCAAGCCTCCGGTCACCAAGGAGCGCCGGAATTGGCCCGAGCCCCTGCCGGATCCGGACTGGAGCCTGGCATCAGGGGCAAACCAGTGGCTGCATCCCAAAATGAGGAGGTACCCAACAGTGGCGCCAATGAAACCGGCAACGCCCACGCTCTGCGGTTTGATGGTGGCCGGAACCACCATCACTGCCAGAAGGCCGATACCGCTGGCCGCGGGCATCGAAAGTGGCACTGCCAAAGCGTCGATCAGGATCACCAGGAGACCCAAACACGCGCACATGACGAAGACGATCCCCGCATTGGGAGCCACCGGGGCACTTTCGGAAACCACGGTCTCGGCAGCGCGTTTGACCAGGCGTCCGACGGCGGTAAAGGTCCCCGGAGTGGGGATGAAGCCCGCCAGGCTTTCCTGCCGGAAGAATGTGAAGCTGAGAATCCCCGCGAGCGAGGCGAACGAACCCAAGGTAGCCAACAGCGGTTTGGCCCGGAGTGCCCGGAGGAGGGCCAACGTCAGCGCAACGACCACCACTGTGGTGATCAAGGGCATGAACCAGGCCCACCCCCTGAGGACACCGTTCAAGGACAAGGCAGCGCCCAGGACGGCAACAACGATCGACCCTGCCATGACCCAGGGGTAAGGGCCGGGGCCCGGGGTCCGTGGGCGCGGGGACGCCGACGGCTTCGGCCCGGTGGTTCCGCCGGGAAGAACAGGGGCAGGGGACCCCCTGTGGGATGTTGCGGTCATCGGGGCACCGCCGCTCCACGGCGAACGTCCATGGCTGCTCCTGCCGCGGCCACGATTCCGCCTTCGTCAAAGGAAGACCAGGCAGCGGCCAACTGGGTCCTGGAGGTCACCACGGCCACACGCCAACCTGCCAGGCGCAGAATCTCCAGGACATCATCATTGTTCCGGTTGGCATCACTGACCATCAGGACAAACGCGTTGGCACCGTAGGCTGCCGCGGGCGCCAGCGACCGGGCCTCGGCAGGAGTCAGGGTGCCCAGCAGGGCAAGAAGCGGGCCGCGAAGGCGGTGGGCGGCCAGTTTGTCCATGAGCCGGTCATCGAAGGCGGAATCGGAGGCATCCGAGCTGGCGGGGGCCGCTACGGGGGCCGTTGCGGGGCCAGCGGCGCGGTCGGGCCCGTGGTTGTCTGCCCTGCGCTGGTCCGGCCTGCGCTGGTCCGGCCCGTGGTGCTCTGGCTTATGGTGGTCCGGCTTATGGTGCTCTGCGCGGGGGTGCCTGGGGCCGCTGAGTTCAATGGCGGCCAGCCCTTCGGCGATGGCCTGCAGCCCGCCGATGCCGGTGAATTCTTCGGTATCCGGCTCCGACGCCGATCGCGAACGGATGAACGCGGGGCTGCCGAAAACATCCAGTACACGCAAGGAGTAGTTTGATTCCGCCAGATGCGCCGCGATGGACATTGCCGCTGTTACCACCCATTCGAAGCCGGGGCTGGTCACCAGGTCCGAGTCCTCGTCATGGCCTCCGGACATGAAACCCGAGCCTGCTGCAAAAGCGGTGAAGCGCTGGTCAAGGATAAGGGTGGCCTCGGGGGTGGTCACCGATTCCTCTTGGCGGACCATGAGTTGGCCGTGACGTGCGGTAGCCGCCCAATGCACGCGGCGCATGGGATCGCCGTGCCGGTATTCGCGGGTCATGATGTCATCGTCGCTGGGGTTGGCCCTGATGCGCGTGGCTGTCACACCGTCGTTGCCGCGCGCACCTGCCAGCCCGGTGACAGGAAGTTCGACGGCGGCCGGCGTCACGGTGAGGATGTCGCCGTCGTCGATTGCATGCCGCCGCAGCGACAAACCGAAGGGGTCGCTGAACTCTGCCGTGACCGGACCTATGCGGAACTGTCCGCGCTTACCGGAGCGCAGATGGTATTCGTAACGGCTGGTTCCTCCGGACGCGGAGCGGGCCGGGAAGCGGAATGCCGGGGGCGAACCGAAGCGGGGAGGCAACTGCTCCTCCATGATGACGTGCCCCGTGGAATACGAGGACCGGGCAACAGCCAATCGAACGGTGGTGGTGCTGGAAGTCTCCACTGTGGAGGGATTGAACTCCCGGTACACCTGGAACTTGGGTTTCAGCACCCGTACCCCGGCCAGGGCCACGAGCGGCAGGATAAGCAACAAGACCGCCAGGGTCAGCAGATCCCGCCTCCCCATGACGTAGGCGCACCCGAGGGAGACGGCTCCGGCCGCCAGCAAGCCCCAGCCGCGATTGGTAAACAAGTGCTTGGGGAGCCGATCCACGAGCGCCATTACTGCCTCCTAGGCGGTGTGCCTGTCCCTGCGCCATGCGCCGGGTGGTTCCTGGGCAACCGGCAGGGCAGCCAGGATGCCCCGAAGAATGCTCTGCGGCGTATCACCGGAGCTCGCAGCTTTGCGGTCCAGGATGATCCGGTGCGCCAATACGGATTCGGCCACGTCCACCACGTCATCGGGCAGGACGAAGTCCCGGCCGTCCAATGCCGCAGTTGCCTTGGCTGCCCTCAGCAGCTGCAACAAGGACCGCGGGCTCGCGCCGAGGCGGAGGCGTGCGGAGTCGCGGGTAGCCCGCCCGATGGCAACGGTGTATTCCTTGATGGCCGTGGACACATACACCTGCTGCACGGCGGCGATCATGGCCGCGACGTCGGCGGCCGAGACCACGGGGGTCACGTTGACCAGGGGAGAAGCCGCCTGGTGCGTCTCCAGCATCTCGATTTCGGCTTCCTTGTCCGGATAGCCCATGGAAATCCTTGCCATGAAACGGTCGCGCTGGGCCTCGGGCAGCGGGTAGGTGCCCTCCATTTCGATGGGGTTCTGTGTCGCGACCACCATGAAGGGAAGTCCCAGCTGGTAGGAATGCCCGTCAACGGTGACCTGGTGCTCTTCCATGCACTCCAGCAGCGCGGACTGGGTCTTGGCCGAAGCACGGTTGATTTCGTCGCCGATGACTATGTTCGCGAACACTGCGCCGGGCCGGAACTCAAACTGCCGTGAGGACTGGTTGTAGATGGAGACACCGGTGACGTCCGAGGGCAGGAGATCGGGCGTGAACTGGATGCGGGAGACCGTGCAGTCCACGGTCCGGGCCAAAGTCTTTGCCAGCAGGGTCTTGCCTACGCCGGGAACGTCTTCCAGCAGGAGGTGGCCCTGGGCGAGCAACACTGTCAAAGCGAGCTTGGCGGCATCGGCTTTGCCATCGATGACCTTGCTGATGGATCCCAGGATGCGTTCGCTGGCATCGTGGAAGCGCTCCGCGTCCATGACCTGCGGCCTGTGTCCATTCAGTGCCGCACCATCCCGTGGCAGCGTACTGTAAGCCTCCCCTTGGAACGGGGTAGGTTCAACGGATACTTGTCGCTTGGACTCCATGGATTGCCCTTCAGCCGTGGCCACTGCATCAGCAATCATGGTGATGTGTTGCTGTTGTTGACCGTCTGTCCGTTCCAGACTACCCAGACATTGGTCGCCTCTGACATAGTGCCCGGGAATTTATGTGCCAAGTGGAATTTATCTCCGCGGGCCCGGCCACCACTCAGGGGGACCGCGGTCCGATTAAGGTGGGAGCATGTGTAATTCGCTCGCTCCTGCTCCGTACCGCGCACCATCCGGGGATACAGATTCCCGCAAGGAGTACCCGCCCCCACCGGAACCCCTTCCCGTCCCCGTCATGGACAACCACACGCACTTGGATTTCAGGCACGGGCTGATAGAGGTTTCCGTCAAGGACGCCATGGATTCGGCCGAGGCTGTTGGGGTGCAGGGAGCCGTCCAGGTGGGCTGCGACCTGGACTCCTCCCGCTTTACCGTCCAGGCTGTGGACGCGGACCCCCGCCTGCTTGGGGCGGTGGCGATCCACCCCAACGATGCCCCGGTCTACGCGGGGCGCGGCGAACTGGACTCGGCCCTGGCCGAGATCGAAGAGCTGGCGGGCCACCCCCGAATCCGCGCCATCGGCGAAACGGGGTTGGATTTCTTCCGGACCCACGGGGAAGGGCTTGTGGCCCAGCGGTACTCCTTCCGGCGACACATAGATATTGCCAAGCGGCTGGGATTGACCTTGCAAATCCATGACCGTGACGCCCACGACGACGTGGTGCAGGTCCTGATGGAAGAAGGCGCCCCGGAACGGGTGGTGTTCCACTGTTTCTCCGGGGACGAAGAATTGGCCCGGACCTGCAACCAGAACGGGTGGTACATGTCGTTTGCCGGCACCATGACATTCAAGAACGCCGGGAACCTTCGCGCAGCCTTGGCGATCGCCGAACCACGCCGGATCCTGGTGGAAACCGATTCACCGTTCCTCACGCCCCACCCGCACCGTGGACGGCCCAATGCCAGCTACATGGTTCCGTACACGGTCCGGTCCATGGCTGAAGTGACAGGAGATGACCTCTCCGAGCTCTGTTCGCGCCTGGCGGAAAACACGCTCCAGGCCTACGGTTCATGGGCCTAGGGCTGTGCTGGCGAGGTCCTTGGAGCACCTCGGGATGAATACCGGGTATGCAGAAGTCTTGGCTCGTTTATAACAGATCGGTTACTGTGTTAAACAAGTAGCCGGGGTCGGGGAAGGCCTTCGGACAACTGGGCCCGCTTAACACCGGCCTGAATCAGTTGAATGTAATTGGCGGCGCAGATGCCGGCAGCAAGTGTGGGACCAGGCTTTGTGCCTGGCCCCTCCGTTTTGCCGCTGGCATTATTTCTGTGCTTTTCCCCGTGCCCGGACGGTCTGAGAGTTATGGGCAATCGTGATCAAGTTCTTCACAACGGATGGCAAGTTCAGCTTCCTCAAAGTCGGTGCCCAGTTGCTGGTTGTTGCAGCGCTGGTGGTCGGTGTTGTCGCCTTCGTGGGCAACAACAAGACCGTCACCCTCAACGTGGACGGCAAGGTAAGTTCCATCCAGACCTTTGGCGGCACCGTTGACCAGGTGGTCAAGGCAGCCAAGGTCGAGCTGAAGGACGCAGACAGGGTTTCACCGGCCCTCGACGCCCGCGTAGACAACGGTTCCGTGGTGAACATCAACCTCGCCAAGGCCGTGTCCATTGAACTGGACGGTGCACGCAAGACCGTGAACACGAACGCCCCGGACGTTGCCGCGCTCGTCAGCGAACTCGGCGTGGCAAGCTCCTCCCAGATCTCCCAGCCCAAGGAAGCATCGCTGGAAGTCACCGGATCCTTCGTTTCCATCTCCACGCCCAAGACCATCAGCCTTGTGGCTGACGGCAAGGACACCAGCACCACCACGACGGCGGCGGACGTCGCCACTGTCCTCAAGGACTCCGGCATCACCGTCGGCGCCAACGACCGCATCTCACAGCCTGGCAACGCGCCCATCGTCCAGGACATGGTGATCAAGGTCTCCCGCGTGGACCTCAGCAAGACCGCCGAAGCCACCGAAGAGGTGCCTTTCGAAAGCGTGAAGACCGAATCCGCCGATCTGTACAAGGGCGAAGAAAAGGTGACCCAGGAAGGCGTAGCCGGTTCCCTGGTCAAGACTTTCAAGTTGGTCCTGGTTGACGGACGCGAAGCATCACGTGCCCTGGTTTCGAGCAATGTCACCACAAAGCCGGTCACCGAAAAGGTCAGCGTCGGCACCAAAGCCCGCCCCGTAGCTGCGGCTCCGGCCAAGGCTTCGGCCCCCACCTCCAGCGGTCCTACCGGCGCCCCGAACGAGGCAATGTGGGACAGGATCGCCCAGTGTGAATCCGGCGGAAACTGGTCCATCAACAGCGGCAACGGCTACTACGGCGGCCTCCAGTTCTCCAGCCCCACCTGGCTTGCCAACGGTGGCGGCGCCTATGCTCCGAACGCCAGCCTGGCCACCAAGGCCCAGCAGATCGACATCGCCAACCGCCTCTACGCCAAGAACGGGCTCCGCGACTGGGGCTGCGCGCACGCAGCCTGACCCCTCACAGGCGATACGATACCTAGGTGACTGAACCGAATTCCGAACCCGCCGCCGTCGCGCCTTTGATGGGTGCCACTGACATTCGACGGCTTGCCGAGGAAATCGGTGTACGCCCCACGAAGACCCTCGGGCAGAACTTTGTCATCGACGGCAACACCATCCGCAGGATCGTATCTGCCGCAAACATCGACTCCGGTGAAACCGTGCTGGAGGTCGGCCCAGGTCTGGGATCCCTGACCCTCGGTTTGCTGGATGCCGCCAAGACCGTGGTGGCGGTGGAGATCGACCCCGTCCTGGCCGAAAAGCTGCCGGCAACCGTCCGGGCGTGGCGGCCCGGGGCGGAAGAGAACTTCCACCTGGTGCTTTCCGACGCCATGAAGGTCACCGAACTGCCCGTGCCCCCAACGGCATTGGTAGCCAACCTGCCCTACAACGTTGCCGTCCCGGTGGTGCTTCACCTGCTGCAGCACTTCCCGAGCCTGCAGCACGGCTTGGTCATGGTCCAGGACGAGGTAGCAGACCGGCTGGCTGCAACACCTGGCTCCAAGATCTACGGTGTTCCCTCCGTCAAGGCAGCCTGGTACGGGCATATGCGAAAAGCCGGCGTGATCGGCATGAACGTCTTTTGGCCCGCACCCAAAATCCATTCCGGGCTTGTGGCCTTCACCCGCCATGACCCGCCCCAAACCCATGCCACCCGCGAACAGGTCTTCGCCGTGATCGACGCCGCCTTTGCCCAGCGTCGGAAGACCCTCCGTGCAGCCCTGGCCGGCTGGGCCGGCAGTGCTGCAGAAGCAGAGCGCTGCCTGGTTGCGGCCGGCGTGGACCCCACCGCCCGCGGCGAGGTCCTGGACATCTCCGCCTACGTCAAAATCGCCGAAGCACGCCACCCCGTGGACGCATGAACCCGGGCATCCGAAAACCAAGCAGCCTCCCGTTCGCGGGGGACCGCTTCCATGCCCGGACAGTCCGCGTCAAAGCGCCCGGGAAAGTCAACGTCTCCCTGAGCGTCGGCCCGCTGCGGCCCGATGGATACCACT from Arthrobacter sp. StoSoilB20 includes these protein-coding regions:
- the rsmI gene encoding 16S rRNA (cytidine(1402)-2'-O)-methyltransferase, with product MDEAVPAAGAGATPGVGRIVLAATPIGNVGDATTRLVELLGTADIVAAEDTRRLHRLVTALGVEVSGRVISYHEHNEAAKTGELLDHVRAGKTILMVSDAGMPAVSDPGFRLVEGAVAAGLTVTAVPGPSAVLTALALSGLPTDRFCFEGFLPRKAGERNSRLADLADERRTMVFFEAPHRLEVMLRALHERLGADRRVAVCRELTKTYEEVIRGTLRDLLQWAENNEVRGEIAVVVGGAPEQEPGKPEDHVAAVNELISQGIRLKEAVAAVAEDARVSKRELYSAVLAAR
- a CDS encoding NAD-dependent succinate-semialdehyde dehydrogenase, giving the protein MTVTVERESELLASVPTGLLINGQWRPAGSGKTFDVEDPATGKVLLSISDAGAEDGAAALDAAAAAQADWARTAPRERGEILRRAFELVTERAEDFALLMTLEMGKPLAEARGEVTYGAEFLRWFSEEAVRVSGRYSAAPDGKNRLLVQKKPVGPCLLITPWNFPLAMATRKVAPAVAAGCTMVLKPANLTPLTSLLFAQVMQEAGLPAGVLNVIQTSTAGAVTGPLIKDDRLRKISFTGSTPVGQALIREAADKVLRTSMELGGNAPFVVFEDADLDKAVEGAIAAKMRNMGEACTAANRFIVHESIADSFAEKFAAKIGSLTTARGTEPESKVGPLIDGKARDGVHALVSEAVAGGATAVTGGAAVDGPGYFYQPTVLKNVAADARILQEEIFGPVAPIITFSTEDDAVRLANNTEYGLVAYVFTKDLNRGLRISERIETGMLGLNAGVISNAAAPFGGVKQSGLGREGGSEGIEEYLYTQYVGIADPYAD
- a CDS encoding phospholipid carrier-dependent glycosyltransferase — translated: MNQSPVPASTSGTPVASPATTGAGDAAAADTMEQPSAPVPGDLTRQRRTLPANHTQATTLPGRGLEGHRWIARPAEAYTVQALKERLIGGIQSWRDYPPSLRLWFWLIPTITAVLGGILRFFRLDAPHSLVFDETYYVKDAYSYLVSGYERSWPANANDSFNAGNPNVLLNTPEYVVHPPVGKWMITFGMWLFGGDNPFGWRFSAALAGTVTVFLVSLIALKLFRSHTLGAVAGLLLAIDGHHLVLSRTALLDVFLALWILAAFGALLLDRDDGRRRLASRLAAQAAASPRGRPSPTQLVAGPWLGMRWWRLVAGICLGLAVGTKWSALFFVAAFGVMTVLWDLNARRIAGIRSWFSAGILKDGLLAFVTIIPAAAVTYAVTWTGWFLSKDAYYRQWAATNPAPGWDWLPNSVRSLAHYHLEAYKFHQGLSSDHPYESSPWTWLVMGRPTSFYYQTPKQGTPGCVVETCSSAILPVGNPVVWWGGTIALVVLLFWWAGRRDWRAGAILAGVAAGYLPWFMYPERTMFIFYAVSFEPFLVLGLTYVLGLVLGRSSDPPWRRRSGLYVVGFVVVLAVVATAFFYPVLTAEVISYQEWRMRMWMPSWI
- a CDS encoding DUF3488 and transglutaminase-like domain-containing protein, with product MTATSHRGSPAPVLPGGTTGPKPSASPRPRTPGPGPYPWVMAGSIVVAVLGAALSLNGVLRGWAWFMPLITTVVVVALTLALLRALRAKPLLATLGSFASLAGILSFTFFRQESLAGFIPTPGTFTAVGRLVKRAAETVVSESAPVAPNAGIVFVMCACLGLLVILIDALAVPLSMPAASGIGLLAVMVVPATIKPQSVGVAGFIGATVGYLLILGCSHWFAPDARLQSGSGRGSGQFRRSLVTGGLALALTMVVPLAIPGFETGTFPQGSRLSPWGTSNGLNPMITLGNSLRSPTGSGRITYATSASGPLYLRSVTIDHFDGETWAPDDRTAQRRAGADRIETGYAVQGEVVNTVTSVNAGLFTSPYLPAPFAPASVNGLNGRWTWDPATLSIMSNETTTRAQRYVVFSGAPKITAESLSRATAAPQGISEDFLRIPGNLPDIVRQTADSVTASQSSNYGKALAIQKYLRSGEFTYSLQAPVQNGYDGNGLSVLADFLTVKSGYCVHFSSAMAVMARAEGIPSRIAVGYAPGRLTGESVALVGQGSFPEYEVDARDAHAWPELYFEGLGWVPFEPTPSRGVVPQYATETSVPGNLSTNADEKEVLTTPAPATPAPVPLPGVETPAAGTTNANPLPVIGAAAAGVVLLLAFLWSPRLSRTILRRRRLNQKPADDADALEPGFKDPVPELAWAELQDLAADYGLPSTPSETPRHFSARLRSSTALGEAGGMDDAAHVAVASLTSDFERQRYGRWSAPSAAPAAAARVAVVRESLRTNARWLVRFRADWLPPSMMRRWVHALGAPFRAISSLGTASGRGVARWWRTLRGALPQRR